TCATTTAGCATATTATCTATATAAATTTGGCTTTGAGCTAAATCATAATTATTAAAACGCAAATCATCATAAATAAAATCGAGTCTTTGTTTAGCAAATTCAAGCCTTACAAAAGGACTTACGATAGGATCTATGCCTTTATCTAAAACTACTTTTAAATTATTTACATAACCTTTGGCATTGATATCATTTAAATAATATCTATGTTTTCCAAAATCTGCAAAACCGGTTAATTTTTCTATAAAATAAAAATCAGCCTTTACCTTACCACCCACCCAAAGAGCAAGATTAGAAGGCAAATGCACTCCATTTTCTACTAAAACATCAAAAATTTGCGAAATATTATTTGAACTGATATTTTCTAATTCATAAGCAATCTCTTCTCTTTTGAGTGAAAATTTAACATCACTTTTTAAAAAATCACTATCGATTTTACCTTTAAAAATATAAAATTTTGTCTTAGGATTAATAAGCAAGGAACCAATTACACTAAGATTATGATCTTTTAAAAGAAAATTATCAATATTAGCTTGTATATTTTTATCACTAATTTTTAAATTCACTTTTACTAAAAGATTTTTACTGTTTACAAAAAATAAATTATTTTTATAAATTAACTCCACGGGATAGTTATTGACAAACATTTCATCAATATTGATTTCTTGAAAAAACCAATAAATATATTTTACATCTTTGATAAGCTGCACAGCTTTACTTGCGCTAGTTTCATTTTGAGTACTTTGACTTTGAGAATTTACTACGACTTTTTTAGCATTTAAAATGAGTTTTTTATCTAATTTAATATATAATTTCTCTAAATTAATAGAAGAAAATTCTAATTTTTCTATGTAAATTCCATTTTTGAGGTAAACAAACAAAGCAATGAAAAGTATCATAGGTAATGCTAAAAATTTAAGAATTTTTTTAATATGTTGTGATTTGATTTTAATTTTTCTTTTATCCATTTTTTATTATCTACTTTTACCTATAAAAACAAACTCTGTAGTTTTTATACCACAAGGTTCTGTTAGTAAGATTATAACGCAATTAGATAAAAATAACTATAAAATGAGCGGTATTGATAAATATACTTTATATTTATTAGGCCATCCACAATCTGGTTGGATAAATATAGGCACAAAAGAACTAAATAGAGCTGAATTTTTACATAAACTTACCGTCGCTAAGGCAGCACTTGAAACTATTACTTTAATTCCTGGAGAAACGACTGAAATTTTCTTTGAAGAATTAGCACCAAAGTTAAATTTAAATGCTAAAACTTTAATGCAAGAATTTTACAAACAAAGCCCTTTTAAAGAAGGTATGCTTTTTCCCGAAACTTATAAAATTCCAAAAGGTATCACAGAAGAGCTTTTGGTAAAATATCTTTTGGCTTACTCTGCTAATGAATTTAAAAAGCTTTCTTATAAAATTTTTAGAGAATATAATGAAAAAAAATGGCATGAGTATCTCATCATAGCTTCCATTATACAAAAAGAAGCAGCGAGTAATGAAGAAATGCCTATAGTTTCATCTGTAATTAGAAATCGTTTAAGAAAAGGTATGAAGCTTCAAATGGATGGAACATTAAATTATGGAAAATACTCTCATGAAAAAATCACTCCACAAAGAATAAGATCGGATAATAGTTCTTATAACACTTATAAATTTAATGGTATACCGAAAGAAGCTGTGTGTAATGTTTCATTTGAAGCTATTAAGGCAGCTATTTTTCCTGCTAAAACAGAATATTTATATTTTGTAAGAGATAAAAAAACGAACAAGCATATTTTTACCTCTACTTTAAAAGATCACAATAAGGCA
This genomic stretch from Campylobacter lari subsp. concheus harbors:
- the mltG gene encoding endolytic transglycosylase MltG, with the translated sequence MKSIIGNAKNLRIFLICCDLILIFLLSIFYYLLLPIKTNSVVFIPQGSVSKIITQLDKNNYKMSGIDKYTLYLLGHPQSGWINIGTKELNRAEFLHKLTVAKAALETITLIPGETTEIFFEELAPKLNLNAKTLMQEFYKQSPFKEGMLFPETYKIPKGITEELLVKYLLAYSANEFKKLSYKIFREYNEKKWHEYLIIASIIQKEAASNEEMPIVSSVIRNRLRKGMKLQMDGTLNYGKYSHEKITPQRIRSDNSSYNTYKFNGIPKEAVCNVSFEAIKAAIFPAKTEYLYFVRDKKTNKHIFTSTLKDHNKAIRN